In a genomic window of Vulpes vulpes isolate BD-2025 chromosome 6, VulVul3, whole genome shotgun sequence:
- the LOC140599286 gene encoding uncharacterized protein: MSENISSSARGHRPARHRAPGLGDPRRHRPRGPGCPRCQPPRARAPGPTRARPRPLLAPERGRRPPGPRGLPRPPPPARPPGPLRAAARGVQPRLTADEVPVDDHDDGWRRAAAARAWQEPGARGERAAAGAALGGRGERAEKADSAAPQPHIEGTSPYVIARGASGSAARGDVARTAARGAGPRRASGDLAAGTQWRPPPRPRLPGSRPPRPAEVPSLLRLRGGWRPLRPPRPPVPGTQASRRGGLGVHGRNLQSRHVW, from the coding sequence ATGTCGGAGAACATCTCGTCATCTGCTCGGGGACACAGGCCCGCCCGTCACCGCGCGCCCGGGCTCGGGGACCCGCGCCGCCATCGCCCGCGCGGGCCCGGCTGCCCCCGCTGCCAGCCCCCGCGCGCCCGAGCCCCCGGCCCCACCCGGGCCCGACCCCGACCCCTCCTCGCCCCGGAGAGGGGCCGGCGTCCTCCAGGCCCGcgcggcctcccccgccccccgccccccgcgcggccTCCCGGGCCCCTGCGCGCGGCGGCACGGGGGGTGCAGCCACGACTCACGGCTGATGAGGTCCCGGTAGATGATCATGACGACGGCTggaggcgggcggcggcggcgcgggcttGGCAGGAGCCGGGAGCTCGGGGCGAGCGCGCGGCAGCCGGAGCGGCtctcggggggaggggggagcgggcgGAAAAGGCCGACTCAGCCGCTCCCCAACCTCATATAGAGGGCACGTCCCCCTACGTCATCGCCCGCGGCGCCTCCGGAAGCGCCGCGCGCGGTGACGTGGCACGCAcggccgcgcggggggcggggccgcggcgagCATCCGGGGACTTGGCCGCCGGGACACAATggcgcccgccgccgcgcccgcggCTCCCCGGgtcccggcctccccgccccgcggaGGTGCCGAGCCTGCTGCGGCTGCGAGGAGGATGGCGGCCCCTCAGGCCTCCGCGCCCGCCCGTTCCGGGAACACAAGCGAGTCGCCGTGGAGGACTTGGCGTTCACGGAAG
- the TPT1 gene encoding translationally-controlled tumor protein: MIIYRDLISHDEMFSDIYKIREIADGLCLEVEGKMVSRTEGNIDDSLIGGNASAEGPEGEGTESTVITGVDIVMNHHLQETSFTKEAYKKYIKDYMKSIKGKLEEQRPERVKPFMTGAAEQIKHILANFKNYQFFIGENMNPDGMVALLDYREDGVTPYMIFFKDGLEMEKC, translated from the exons ATGATCATCTACCGGGACCTCATCAGCC ATGACGAGATGTTCTCCGACATCTACAAGATCCGGGAGATCGCGGACGGGCTGTGCCTGGAGGTGGAGGGGAAG ATGGTCAGTAGGACAGAGGGTAACATTGACGACTCGCTCATTGGTGGAAATGCCTCCGCGGAAGGCCCGGAGGGCGAAGGTACCGAAAGCACAGTAATCACCGGTGTCGATATTGTCATGAACCATCACTTGCAGGAAACCAGCTTCACAAAAGAAGCCTACAAGAAGTACATCAAAGATTACATGAAATC aATCAAAGGCAAACTTGAAGAACAGAGGCCAGAAAGAGTAAAGCCCTTTATGACGGGGGCTGCAGAACAAATCAAGCACATCCTTGCTAATTTCAAAAACTACCAG TTCTTTATTGGTGAAAACATGAATCCAGATGGCATGGTTGCACTCCTGGACTACCGTGAGGACGGTGTGACCCcttatatgattttctttaaggatggtttagaaatggaaaaatgt TAA